The nucleotide window TGAAAATCGATAAAAAAGAAATAGATGTCATGACGTATTGAAGCGAAGATTCTTGAACGGAGGTGAACTTTAAAAGAAGAGAAAATATAAAGCTGCTCACGATTGCCAACAGGAAAATTGCAATCACCCCGTACAGGACGGCTTTGCCTAAACTTTTAGATTCCATTAACCCCTCTCCTCTCTGATCTAATCCCTCTAAACGGGAAATGCCTAGTACAAGCATATTCACGCTCATGGACAAATAGAATCAGTTTTTATTCAGGATTACACTGAAAAATTAATGAAACAATAAGTATGATTTCACTTCTTGGTTAAAGACTATGGAGGAATGCTGTGTGAAGGGCGGGGGGAAAGTGGAACAATATTTCATTATCCTTTTTAGGACATTGCTCCTTTATTTATTGATCCTTTTGATCTTTCGTTTAATGGGAAAAAGGGAAATTGGAGAGTTGAGCATCCTCGATTTAGTGGTCTATATCATGATTGCCGAGATGGCGTCCCTTGCAATCGAAAATACGAAAGATCCTTTGATTGACACCCTTCTCCCAATCGGTTTCCTTGTCATCATTCAAATAGTATTTGCCTTGCTTTCTCTTAAAAGCAAAAAGTTCAGGGACATTGTGGATGGAAAGCCGACAATCATCATCAATAATGGGAAAATCGATGAAAAAGCAATGCGGTCGCAAAGATATAATTTTGACGACCTGCTGCTGCAGTTAAGAGAAAAGGATGTAGGGGATATTGCCGATGTGGAGTATGCCATTTTGGAGCCGTCAGGCACTTTGTCCATTTTCCAAAAGAAACAGGGAGAACAGGAAGGAAAACAAGACAGCAGCAGCCTTGCACTTCCGCTAATCATCGACGGCGAGGTCCAGGAGGATAACCTTGAAATGATTGACAAATCAATTTTCTGGCTGTTGGAGCAGCTGAAAAAACAGAAATATGAAGATCCAGGAGAGATTTCTTTTTGCAGCTACCAAAATGGCAAATTCTATATTGACTTAAAGGATAAATAAAAACGTGGATACAATGTCCACGTTTTTACTTATTTTTTTAAAAATGATGCAAGGACAGATCGTAATTTCGAAAGTTCATTTTTCCTGATCAGGAGGCTGAGAGCAAGAGAAAGGGACAAGTACAGGCAGGTTACAGTTCCTGCATTTATAAGAATTCTTAGTGCCAGTGAAAGACTTTCATCCAGCCAATCCCATAGAAGGAAACCAAGTGATCCTGAAAGAATGATAATGGCAAGTACCTTTACATAATCTCTTACATAAAAAGTGAATGAAACAGCCTTAAGCATTGTCGCGAAATGGAGCAGGGTGATAAGGACGATTCCCATGACCATTCCGAGGGCTACACCGTTTATGCCAAAAGCAGGCTGGCTTGCCAACAGGAAAATCACAGCGGTCTTGACCAGATTTCCGATCAGGCTGTTGATCATAGCTGCCCTAGCCAAATCAAGAGCCTGCAATGCAGCCTGCAGTGGTCCCTGGAAATAGTAGAACAGGAAGAATGGTGCCATCAGCTTGATGAATTGTGAACCATTTGCCGTACCGTACATCAATGTCATTAATGGTTCAGCCAATACATATAAAACAACGATCGCCAGACCGCCTGTCAAAAGGGAAAATCGCAAGGATTGCTGCAGAAGGTGTTCGATTATCTTCATGTTCTTGCGGGAGTTCGCTTCACTGATTGCCGGTACAAGTGAGGTGGATAAGGAATAGGTGATGAATGATGGCAATAGCAGCAATGGCATCGCGAAGCCGGTCAAGGCTCCGTATTGTTTCGTGGCAGCCACAGCTGCCACACCGGCAATCGCCAGACTGTGTGCAACGACGATTGGTTCAAAAAACCAGGAAACAGAGCCAATCAGCCTTGAACCAGTAGTTGGCAAGGCAATCCTCATTAAATCATTAAAGGTCGATTTTCCGGAATGGACGAACTGAAAAAAGTTATTCCGCAGCCTGAATTTTTTCCGAAGCTTGAAGGTCGTCATTAGATAGAATAGTGAAATTAGCTCACCGATCACAGAGGCAATCATGGCACCTGCTGCCGCATATTCAATTCCATAAGGCATGAAAGTTTTTGTCAAAACAGCAATCAACGTGATCCGGACGAGCTGTTCGATTACCTGGGAGATTGCGGAAGGCCGCATATTCTGCCTTCCCTGGAAGTAGCCGCGGAGAACCGAGGAAACCGCAACGATTGGCACGATTGGTGCGATGGCCAGCAACGGCCATTGCGTCCTGGGATCCGTGAACAATGTCTCAGACAAGTATGGAGCAAGGAAAATGAGAGCCGGTGTAAAGACAATAGATAGTGATATAGTGGTTGCAAGTGAAACGACAAGGATTTTCTTGATTTTTCGGAAGTCGCCCCTTGCCTCCGCTTCAGCTACATTTTTCGAAATCGCAACTGGGAGACCCAGTTGTGTAATCGTCACGACAAGCACCAAAGTGGGGAAGGCCATCATGTAAAGACCAACACCTTCTTCTCCGATGGAACGGGCAATGACGATCCGGTTTATGAAACCAAGCACCCTCGTGACGAGCCCGGCCATTAACAAAATAAATGTTCCTTTTAAAAACTTCGACATTACGCTCCCTGCCTTCTCAAAAATGCATATTTCATATACAATTAACTATATGCAAGAAAGTGGACAAAGCATGACAAGGTTAAAACATTAAGACTAGAAAATTGGACGAGGGGGCCAGGGGATGAATTCAAGCCATACATACGGACGGTTTTACAAGCAAGTAAAGCCGGCATTGGAAAGCAAAATTGAAGAATTCAAAATATTCGGTTATGAACAGATTAAGGAAAAAGAATTATGGGATTATCTCACAAAGAAAAAATGGAAGAAACCGAAAGAAGAAATACAACTATATGAAATCATCGCTGATATTTTATCCGCAAAAATAGGTGACGTAATGAATTTTACCACCGTTGAAGCATTCAAACTGGGAGACTTTGCGCTTGATGATGAAGAGGGACGAAGGGAACTGCTGAAGTAGCAGGGGAAATGGCTCTTTGTGCTGATTTACACGAAAACATCCCAATGCTGATTTTTTATAGAGAGAATCTTTATTTATTTAGTTAACGGAAAAAGCTTAATTGACAGTTTTTTTAAACTGTTACATAATTAGAATGCTATAAATTGGCTACTGTTTATTTTCTTTTGTCTTTTTGTTTTTTTGTCTGTCAGCATGTCGTGTGCGAAGAATAAGGAGGATTCATACATAATGGTAAAACGCAGCCGCATCGTGGCCTTCTTTTTGCTGGTTATTTTAATCGGAAGCGCCATGGGTGCAACAACCCAGAATATATTAAAAGATATCAAACTTGGTCTTGACCTGCAGGGAGGCTTTGAGGTTCTTTATGAAGTTCAGCCTCTGAATGGAAAGAAAGGCGAGAAAGTTGATCGCGAAACCTTGAAAAGCACGGCTGAGGCGCTTGAACGAAGAGTCAACGTTCTTGGTGTCAGTGAACCAAATATTCAAATTGAAGGAGATGACCGGATTCGCGTTCAGCTCGCTGGCGTAAAAGACCAGAATAAAGCACGCGAGATTCTTTCTACCGAAGCGAATCTTACCTTCCGTGACGTGAACGACCGCGTTATGATGGATGGAAGTGACTTGGAAGAAAACGGGGCAAAGCAAAGCTTCGACCAGCAAAACAAGCCGAGTATTTCGATTACTCTTAAAGATGGAGACCAATTCGGTGAAATCACGAAGGAAATCCGTGATATGTATCCTGAAAATCAACTGGTTATCTGGCTGGATTTCGAGGAAGGCAAGGATTCTTATAAGGAAGAAAGGATGAAGCCTGAACCAAAGTTCCTTTCCAATCCTAATGTTGATAAGATCCTGAATCAAAAAAATGTTGAAATTACAGGTAATTTTACAATAGAAGAAGCTCAACAGCTTGCTTCTTTGCTTAATGCCGGTTCACTGCCGGTTAATCTAGAAGAAACGTATTCTACTTCTGTTGGAGCGAAGTTCGGTGAACAGGCTCTCAATGAAACAGTCTTTGCTGGGATTATTGGCATTCTTGCTGTTTTCGTCTTCATGCTCGTTCTATACCGTATACCTGGTATAGTCGCAGTTATCACTTTATCTATTTATGTGTACCTCATCCTGCTTGTATTTGATTGGATGAACGGGGTGCTCACGCTGCCTGGAATCGCGGCCCTGATCCTCGGTGTCGGCATGGCGGTGGATGCGAATATCATCACGTATGAGCGGATTAAAGAAGAATTGAAGGTTGGACGCAATATCAAAGCAGCATTTGACGCGGGGAGCAAAGGCTCACTGTCTACTATATTTGATGCCAACATCACGACTTTGCTAGCGGCAATCGTTTTATTCGCGTATGGTACAAGCTCTGTAAAAGGCTTTGCCACTATGCTGATCATCAGTATCCTGGCAAGCTTCATCACTGCAGTTTTTGGAGCGCGACTGTTCCTCGGACTGCTTGTGAACAGTGGCTTATTTAAAGATAAGCCGGGCTTGTTCGGAGTTAAGAAAAGTGAAATCCATGATATTTCTGAAGGCAAGGATACATTGGATTTAAAAACTAAATTTGATCGTTTCGATTTCATCAAGAGCCGAAACAAGTTCTTTACCGCCTCAGCTGTTCTTATCGGTATTGGCCTGATTGCACTCTTAGTGTTCCGCCTGAATCTTGGAATTGATTTTGCGGCTGGGACGAGGGTAGAGGTCATGTCTGACAGCAAACTGACAGCGGAGCAATTAAAAGAGGAACTTAAGCAAGTTGATTTGGAAACAAACGATATTGTCATCTCTGGTGATAATGGAGAAATTGGCGTCGCAAGGTTTAAAACAGTTTTATCCAAGGATAAGATTTCTGAGCTTAAATCACATTTCAACGAAGAATTCGGTGCTGAACCGAATGTTGGTACAGTTTCACCAACAATCGGTAAAGAGCTTGCTAAGAACGCCATGATTGCTGTCGCAATTGCTTCAGTAGGGATCATCATCTATGTAACGATCCGATTCGAGATTTACATGGCGTTGGCTGCTATTATCGCACTGCTTCACGATGCTTTCTTTATCATCGTCCTATTCAGTCTGACAAGGCTTGAAGTTGATATTACCTTCATTGCAGCCGTCCTGACAATTGTTGGTTATTCAATCAATGATACAATTGTTACTTTTGACAGGATGCGTGAGAATATGGTGAAGAAGAGACGACTGAAGACACCGGAAGA belongs to Mesobacillus subterraneus and includes:
- a CDS encoding DUF421 domain-containing protein; this encodes MEQYFIILFRTLLLYLLILLIFRLMGKREIGELSILDLVVYIMIAEMASLAIENTKDPLIDTLLPIGFLVIIQIVFALLSLKSKKFRDIVDGKPTIIINNGKIDEKAMRSQRYNFDDLLLQLREKDVGDIADVEYAILEPSGTLSIFQKKQGEQEGKQDSSSLALPLIIDGEVQEDNLEMIDKSIFWLLEQLKKQKYEDPGEISFCSYQNGKFYIDLKDK
- the spoVB gene encoding stage V sporulation protein B — its product is MSKFLKGTFILLMAGLVTRVLGFINRIVIARSIGEEGVGLYMMAFPTLVLVVTITQLGLPVAISKNVAEAEARGDFRKIKKILVVSLATTISLSIVFTPALIFLAPYLSETLFTDPRTQWPLLAIAPIVPIVAVSSVLRGYFQGRQNMRPSAISQVIEQLVRITLIAVLTKTFMPYGIEYAAAGAMIASVIGELISLFYLMTTFKLRKKFRLRNNFFQFVHSGKSTFNDLMRIALPTTGSRLIGSVSWFFEPIVVAHSLAIAGVAAVAATKQYGALTGFAMPLLLLPSFITYSLSTSLVPAISEANSRKNMKIIEHLLQQSLRFSLLTGGLAIVVLYVLAEPLMTLMYGTANGSQFIKLMAPFFLFYYFQGPLQAALQALDLARAAMINSLIGNLVKTAVIFLLASQPAFGINGVALGMVMGIVLITLLHFATMLKAVSFTFYVRDYVKVLAIIILSGSLGFLLWDWLDESLSLALRILINAGTVTCLYLSLSLALSLLIRKNELSKLRSVLASFLKK
- a CDS encoding post-transcriptional regulator; the encoded protein is MNSSHTYGRFYKQVKPALESKIEEFKIFGYEQIKEKELWDYLTKKKWKKPKEEIQLYEIIADILSAKIGDVMNFTTVEAFKLGDFALDDEEGRRELLK
- the secDF gene encoding protein translocase subunit SecDF encodes the protein MVKRSRIVAFFLLVILIGSAMGATTQNILKDIKLGLDLQGGFEVLYEVQPLNGKKGEKVDRETLKSTAEALERRVNVLGVSEPNIQIEGDDRIRVQLAGVKDQNKAREILSTEANLTFRDVNDRVMMDGSDLEENGAKQSFDQQNKPSISITLKDGDQFGEITKEIRDMYPENQLVIWLDFEEGKDSYKEERMKPEPKFLSNPNVDKILNQKNVEITGNFTIEEAQQLASLLNAGSLPVNLEETYSTSVGAKFGEQALNETVFAGIIGILAVFVFMLVLYRIPGIVAVITLSIYVYLILLVFDWMNGVLTLPGIAALILGVGMAVDANIITYERIKEELKVGRNIKAAFDAGSKGSLSTIFDANITTLLAAIVLFAYGTSSVKGFATMLIISILASFITAVFGARLFLGLLVNSGLFKDKPGLFGVKKSEIHDISEGKDTLDLKTKFDRFDFIKSRNKFFTASAVLIGIGLIALLVFRLNLGIDFAAGTRVEVMSDSKLTAEQLKEELKQVDLETNDIVISGDNGEIGVARFKTVLSKDKISELKSHFNEEFGAEPNVGTVSPTIGKELAKNAMIAVAIASVGIIIYVTIRFEIYMALAAIIALLHDAFFIIVLFSLTRLEVDITFIAAVLTIVGYSINDTIVTFDRMRENMVKKRRLKTPEDIADVVNTALRQTLGRSVNTILTVVITVVALLIFGSSSIWNFSFALLIGLIAGTYSSIFIAAQLWYIWKNKELKKKGSIKTYKEKKVYSDEPQV